The genomic stretch GCATGGAAAACATGCTCAAGCGCTTCGGCATCAAGGAAGATGAGTCGATTGAACATCCCTGGTTCACCAAGGCCGTAGAGAATGCACAGCGCAAGATCGAAACCCGCAATTTCGACATCCGCAAGAATGTTTTGAAATATGATGATGTGATCAATGACCAGCGCAAGACCATCTTTGAAGAGCGCATCGACTTCATGTCGTCAAAGAGTGTCGAAGATACAATTCGCGACATGCGCCAGGAAGTGATCGAGGATATTGTCGAAACGCATATTCCCCCCAAGTCCTATGTGGAGCGCTGGGATGTGGAGGGCTTGCACACTAAAATCGAAGAAGTGTTCGGACGCGCCTTCCCGGTCAAGGAATGGGCTGCAGAAGAAGGTGTGGCCGATACCGAGATCACAGAGCGCCTGACAGAGGCCGTTGATGCCTATGCATCACAACGTGCTGTTGACCTGAACGGCAAGGCGCGGAACCGGGGCCTTAAAGACCCTGACAATTTCATCCGCCGCATGGAGAAAAGCGTACTCCTCAGCACACTGGACAGAAACTGGCGCGAGCATATCCAGATGATTGACCATCTGCGCTCCATTGTCGGCTTGCGCAGCATGGGCCAGCGCGACCCGCTGAATGAGTTCAAGACCGAAAGTTTTGCCCTTTTCGAAGCGCTGATTACAGGCCTGCGTCAGGATGTGGTCCGTGAACTGATGCATATCGACCTGCCGGATGAAGATAATGATGCGGAACGCATGTTGCGCGAGCTGGCAGCGCGGCGTCAACTTGACCAGTCCAAATTGCAGGCAACGCATATCGACGCCACCACTGGCGAGAACGATGCCGCCCACGGTAATCCGGATGCGCCGCAGCGCTCTTATGGTCGCTCTGCGCGCGTGTCGACACTCCAGGCACGACAGGCGGCTGAAGAGATCAATCCGAATGATCCGGCAACATGGGGGCGTGTACGTCGTAATGACCCATGCCCCTGCGGGTCAGGTCGCAAATTCAAGCATTGTCACGGTACTATCTGATTTCACGCAACCGGGTCGCCCCGGCGGACCTGTTGATTTATAATGCGCGTCAACAGTGCCACGCAAAAATTGACCGCCCTTCGCAACCAAAGGGCGGTCGTTTTTTTACAGGCCAGGTATCACGGCGATGAAGTCTTCCGCTGTCAGCGTATCCAACTGCGTAAAGCGCAGAACAAGCTCGTCACCATTGCCAAAATCAATCAGCGTGTGATTGCCCCGCTGGGTTGCGGCGGCCAGGATTTCCTCGAATGTATCAAATGCCTCACCAAAGCCGGTGACATCGATTGTGTCCCCTTCTTCGGCACTGAAATCCCGGATGGTGTCCTTCTCGGTCCCCACATTTATGATGAAGACATCGGCTCCGGCACCACCAAACAGATTGTCAAAACCAGCGTCCCCGATGAGGATATCGTCGCCGTCTTCACCGGAGAGAAGGTCATTACCCGTACCACCGAACAGAATGTCAGCGCCGGCACCGGAGAAAATGCGGTCATTGTCCCCATCACCAAAGATGACATCACTGCCTTCTCCCGTGAAAATACGGTCGTTGCCCGCATCCCCGATAATTTCATTATTGCCATTACCTGCAGAAATGCGGTCATTGCCAAGACCGGCAAAGATCAGGTTGTTACCATCGCCAGCATCAATACGGTCATTGTCCGCACCTGTATCAATCTGGTTGTCGCCATTCCCGACGAACACTCTGTCATTGCCGTCTCCGGTCAGGATGATATTTGCACCATCACCAGCGTCAATGCGGTCCCGTTCGGCACCTGTATCAATCTGGTTGTCACCATCACCAACGATAACCCGGTCGCGACCATCGCCTGTCAGGACCAGATTGTTACCATCACCCGCTTCAACGCGATCATTCTCCGTACCTGTATCAATCTGATTGTCACCCTCGCCAGCAAATACCCGGTCATTACCCGCGCCAGTGAGAATAATATCATCCCCATCGCCAGTGGTGACACGGTCATTGCCCTCGCCAGTATCTATCTGATTATTACCGGAAACAGCCGTGACGCGGTCATTCCCGTCTCCGGTGATAACGCTGTCATTGCCGGCACCTGAATCCACGCTATCGTTGCCATCACCGCTTTCAATGAAGTCATCACCCGCCCCGGTTTCGATGCGGTCATTCCCGCCACGGCTGAAGACGATGTTTATATCATCGCCGGTCGTGATCCGGTCTCGGCCTTCATCACCGCCTGTAAATGTCAGGGCCAGCGTTGTGATATCTTCAAAGACACCGTCCACAAGGGTGGCCTGCGCCGGATTGAAAAGACGTATATCAAGTGTACCGGAAACTGTTCCGACGAAGGCGGAGACATCCTCGCCGAAAATCTCTGACAGAGCGATACTGAAATTGGCTTCCGTCTCCGGGTTGGTCAGGCTCAACCGCTGACTGAAGTCACCAGCTTGCGTTGTTACGCCAAAGCCGACAGATGACGGCAAAGACACAAACGGTGGCACAGAGGTGAGATTAATGGAAAAATTAAGCGCATTATCCGCCAGCCCTGTAATACCGCCAAAGAAGAAAGTTGGCTCCAGTTCCTCAGGTAACTGATCAAACCTGTTGATAAATGGCACCTGCTCGGCATTGATAATTGGCATCCCGATATCAGCCAGCAAATTCAACTCAAGCTGGCCAATCTCCACACGGTCTCCCGGGATGACGAAAGGGTTCATCAGGGCAAGGGCAATATCACCGCCAGTACCCAGGAAATGCGACAGATCAGATCCGGAACTGCCGGTCTGGAATTCCAGCGGGATGGCTTCGCCATAGGCCGCCGCAGATAATGCTCCGTTGAAAACCGGTGCTCCCTCTTCGGTGACATCAATCAGCAGATCATAAGGCGTGCCGATGGTCACAAGGCCAGGTGGCAGGCCGATATTGGCAAGGTCGAACAGCGGCAGATCAAACGGGTTTGCTGTATCCCGGATACCAAGGAAACCAAGACCATGGGCAAGCTCGTGCAACAGCACGGAAAAGAAATCAAACTGGTCCGCCGGTACCGGATCATCAAGCTCAGGGTCGAAAAAGAACTGACCGCTTTCGATGAAAGCCGGGTTCACATTGATGACAATGTCAGTCCCTTCGCCGTTCACATCAATGCCGGTCCGCAATTCAAACAGGCTGCCCGCTTCAAGGAGCAGAAAGTCACCTTCATCAAGCTCTCCAGATCCGTTCAGATCGAACGAATTACTGATGGCAAACGTGCCTGGCCCGGCGGAAGCAACGGCATTGGTGCCGCCCACATTCAGCGTCACCTCAAGACTGGCCCCTTCGGCGGCATCTATGAACTGTCCCCAGGTATCAAGGGCCTGTCCGGCGATGGTTTCAAAAAGCGCCAGCGTTTCGGCTGTGGCCGTGCCGGTCAGGTCAACGACATTTAGGCCAAATTCGAGTGCATTCTGTACGCCGTCTGAAACTGTACCGATTGCCTCGGCCAGATCTTCAGCTGATATGCCTGTCACGCCAGTGGCACCTGACACCGCGACGCCGTCGCCGAACACGCCGCCATCAAAGCTGAAGCTGCTCTGGTCGAAACTGTGGTTGTGACCATCATTGGGATCATGTGCATTGAGCATACAGCCACAGAAAACTGACATGACGTCCGATATATCACTTACCGGGCTTGTATATTGCTCTTCTGACTGGAGGCTATCGTAAGGCATTCACTCTCTCCCTTTAGATGGTGGTGTTTTATTGCGGGTCCAGATTAGGCGTTCCGACATGATGTGCTGTGACTGAAATCACAATCTAATGGCTTCCTGATTCTGTCCTCGGGTACAATATGTACTGTAGGCAACTCCGGATTAAACGCGCCTTAACGCGCGCTTAACAATTGTTTTCAATTCATGAATTTCAGGCCTCCGGCGCCTGCAAATCCATCGACAGCGCATGCACCGGGCCGGCCAGCAACTCTGCCAGAATGCTGTTGACCTGTCGCTGCCGTTCAACCCTCGACTTGCCCGTAAATGCAGCCGAAACAATCCGGACGCGAAAATGGGACTCGCCGCCTTCAGGTGCTCCGGCATGGCCGGCATGGAGATGCGACTGGTCAATGATTTCCAGCTCTGCAGGTGCCAGTGCCTCTGTCAGTGCAGTCTTCATGCGCTCAGCAACTTTCATCAGGCGGTATCCTTCAACTGTCCCTGTTCAAACTGTTCGGCCAGCTTGAACTTCTGTATCTTGCCCGAACCGGTCAGCGGCCATTCGTCCACCCAGACCCAGTAGACAGGCGTTTTCTGCGGTGACAGACGCTCGCGGACGAAGGCCTTCAACTCATCCGGAGCGGGTTTGCTGTCACCAGCTGCACGCATGAAACAGGCGACCTGCTCTCCCCACTTCCGGTCCGGCACCCCAACAACGGCAATTTCAGCCAGCGCCGGATGTTCTGCCATGGCATTTTCAATCTCTACAGGGAAGATATTTTCACCGCCCCGAATGATCATCTCTTTGACGCGGCCGGTAATCTTGATGTAGCCACGCGCATCCATGCGCCCGAGATCGCCTGTGTGCAGCCAGCCATCCTTGTCGATTGTCTTGGCCGTGGCTTCCGGATTGTCGTTGTAACCATGCATGACCAGATAGCCACGCGCACAGATTTCACCCTGTTGGCCAATCGGCAGCACCTCGTTTGTCTGTGGATCACGGATCGACACATCCACATTGGGCATGGGCTGGCCAATGGTGGTCGTCAGATCCTCAAGGCTGTCACTGCCCCAGCATCCGGTGATGCAGGGCGAACTTTCGGTCTGGCCGTAGACTATCTGAATGTAGTGCCCAAGCACGTCTTTGGCTTCACGGCACAGTTCCGGCGAGACCATCGCCCCACCGGAGAAGACAGCCTGTAGCGAGGAAGTGTCTGTGCCGAGTTTCTTGACCACCTCGATAATGGCAACAATCATGGTGGGCACGCCCATAAAATGCGTCACCTTTTCGCGCTCGATCACCTTGGCAATCATCACCGGGTCAAATATAGGCGCGAGCAGCAAGGTGCCGCCGACACCAATGCCCCCCAGCAACACAACGGCGCACCCTGTTGTGTGAAAGAGCGGCATATTATGCAGGATGACGGCATTCTCATCTGTCTCGATACGCCCGGCTGAATCAATCGCATTCTGAACAAGGCCATGATGGTGTAACAGGGCACCTTTCGGGAATCCGGTGGTGCCGGAGGTATATTGTATCTGTGCAATATCCTGCGGCGTGACGTCCGGCAGACTGGCCCCTTCACCGTCATACATGGCGGCGCTGTCCTCGAGTAATATCCGATGCTGGATAGCAGGAATTTCCGAACATACTTCATCGGCAATTTTCTTCATCGGATTGCCACGGAAATTGTCTACAAGATAGATCGCTTCGGCGCGGGACTGTTTGAGTACGTATTTCAACTCACGTGCCTGATAGGATGGGTTGACGGTGACAAGCGTGAGGCCGGCAAGCCCTGCTGCAAATTCAAGCAATACCCATTCGGGACAGTTCGGCGCCCAAACCGCAATACGGGCACCTTTTTCATGCCGGGCCGCAAGTGCACTGGCCAGCCTTTGACTCTCAGCCAGCAAGGCCGGATAGGTCCAGGTTCGGCCGATAGCGCCTTCAAAGTCGAGCTCCTTGAGCGCAATCTTGTCTGGATGCTTCTGCGC from Parvularcula sp. IMCC14364 encodes the following:
- a CDS encoding class I adenylate-forming enzyme family protein, whose translation is MMYKVDLIESWFPAVTDGSLDEVTVGGLLERMAQKHPDKIALKELDFEGAIGRTWTYPALLAESQRLASALAARHEKGARIAVWAPNCPEWVLLEFAAGLAGLTLVTVNPSYQARELKYVLKQSRAEAIYLVDNFRGNPMKKIADEVCSEIPAIQHRILLEDSAAMYDGEGASLPDVTPQDIAQIQYTSGTTGFPKGALLHHHGLVQNAIDSAGRIETDENAVILHNMPLFHTTGCAVVLLGGIGVGGTLLLAPIFDPVMIAKVIEREKVTHFMGVPTMIVAIIEVVKKLGTDTSSLQAVFSGGAMVSPELCREAKDVLGHYIQIVYGQTESSPCITGCWGSDSLEDLTTTIGQPMPNVDVSIRDPQTNEVLPIGQQGEICARGYLVMHGYNDNPEATAKTIDKDGWLHTGDLGRMDARGYIKITGRVKEMIIRGGENIFPVEIENAMAEHPALAEIAVVGVPDRKWGEQVACFMRAAGDSKPAPDELKAFVRERLSPQKTPVYWVWVDEWPLTGSGKIQKFKLAEQFEQGQLKDTA
- a CDS encoding BolA family transcriptional regulator; translation: MKVAERMKTALTEALAPAELEIIDQSHLHAGHAGAPEGGESHFRVRIVSAAFTGKSRVERQRQVNSILAELLAGPVHALSMDLQAPEA